A section of the Triticum dicoccoides isolate Atlit2015 ecotype Zavitan chromosome 7A, WEW_v2.0, whole genome shotgun sequence genome encodes:
- the LOC119330581 gene encoding uncharacterized protein LOC119330581: MGMPFPPPCAPWIPPNSAGIFGPRPGIPQQAYPVMLPDAPSPTPAPPASYGTPPLSWDASALNHAAPSYGTAFSPHAAEWIMDTGAALHVSGDPGSSHQGSSSEMQQ; this comes from the exons ATGGGGATGCCCTTCCCTCCGCCGTGCGCCCCCTGGATTCCACCCAACAGCGCCGGCATCTTCGGCCCCCGCCCCGGCATCCCGCAGCAGGCATATCCCGTGATGCTCCCTGATGCACCCTCGCCCACTCCCGCTCCACCCGCCTCGTACGGCACACCACCTCTCTCGTGGGACGCCAGCGCCCTCAACCACGCTGCGCCCAGCTACGGCACCGCCTTCTCGCCCCATGCTGCCGAGTGGATCATGGATACAGGTGCCGCGTTGCACGTCTCCGGGGACCCAG GATCTAGCCACCAAGGAAGTTCTTCTGAGATGCAACAGTGA